The DNA sequence tctcgtgggagaaAACAATGGGGCCTGGGCTTTTCTAGTCACGGGGCAGCAAGAATAGCAAAAGTGGCCCTGAATGGGTTTCTTCTGCCCATGCTGATATTAGAAGCTCAGGAACCCCTTAATGAAAAAGGGAGTTGGCCTCCCTAAATAGGCACACTACTCTAGGCAGCTATTTGAGTGTGATGTAAATCTCACTTGGTGTTTTCACACTGAACCTCAGATGCAGCCCAGCACAGGACAAGGGGTGTCCTGCAACATGGGAGATCAGCACCCTTAAAATTTCCCCTGCAGCAAGGAGTCCCAGTGGTTGACCCAAACCCTGACTCCCTCACTCACATTCCACAAGGAGGTGGAGGAATCCCTCAGCAGAGGCTATGGCGTTCTGAGCCTGGCACCTGTAGTCACCCTGATCCTCTACTTTCACATTGACCAGCTCCAACCAGTCATCTGACAGCTTCTTCAAGGCCCTGCCTTCCTTGAACCAGCTCGTAGTGGCTGCAGGGTTGCTATCGGCCTTGCAGAGCAGCCGCAATAAGTTGCCTTCCTGAACCGTCAACTGGGAGCCATTGGCTACTTCCCTGGGGCAACCTGTAATCACAGGAAAGTGCCGTCATGTCTGTGAAACAGCAGCTGCCCCGCAGAAGCCAGCCTTATCCTCCAGAGGAGAAAGGATCCATGCGCTGACTTTTGTACCCTAAAACTGTCTGGTACCTCGAGCTAGTGCTGGGTCCCTCCTGTGTGCATGGGTGACATTGAACGTCATTGTCCTTGGGCGATCTGGAACAGACATATCAATGTTTAATCAACAAGAGAAGAGCCTTTACATTGGTGAATGAGAGGCCCGTTGCTGTGCAAGAAAGGGCCTCCTGGTGGAATTGGGACCGGCTAGCTGGAAGGGAGGGAGACCACCAATGGCAAGTGGATCCAGAAGCAATgagaggtggagccagagacaggTAGAGCCAACTAAATCCAATTATATCCCTATCCTCGTCTGCCCTGCTGAGCTCTAGAAGGGTAAAAAGGAGAccaaggaggagaaagctggcaGCCCGGGCCACCCCTTaggctggttgtaagtaagaaggcagccaGTAGGAGCTGTCTAAGGgtggactgaggttggtgggtcaGTGCCCCGTTCACCCCAATGGATCAGCCTGCACTGTCCACTGGAAAGATAGGGTCAGCAATGACTGTCCAGGAAAGTGCTCTTCCCCAGCCCAGTGTACACAGAGCAGACAGAGCAAGATGAAAAAGCACCATATTTTGACacaaaaatgttgcagtgttgtGACTGCAATCTAGGATGCGTCTTTTACCTCCTGTTTGGATCCAGATCTGCCCTCCATTGTCTATAATCTCAGTGCATTTGCGGTTGTATCCCAGTGTTAATCTGTCACAGAGTAGACTCAATGACATGAATGAACATAActaaagtccattgatttcagtggatctactcggAATAAAACTTAGCTGGTGACATTCTGCGTGTCAAATGTTTACTTTATTCTGTTCCTGTTACTGTTGTCGTTGCTAATCAGAGTActgcatttttttgaaaaatcatagaatcatagagttggaagagaccacaagggccatccagtccaaccccctgccaagcaggaacaaAGGGGAATAGAGAAAGAAGGGTATACTGTAAATCCTTTTctaagctacacacacacacacacacacacacacacacacagtggttttTCGGGGGGCGCAGGGGGGCACATACgcttaaacattttttgaatctaagtttggcagtatttcaacatgagtagttctagttacaggtaggtagctgtgttggtctgccatagttgaaacaaaataaaaaataaataaattccttccagtagcaccttagagaccaactaagttcgttcttggtatgagctttcgtgtgcatgcacacttcttcagataccaataccaagaacgaacttagttggtatctaaggtgctactagaaggaatttatttattttttattttgtttcaatatgagtaggaaaaagagagtacccctaaacatttttaaagaaaaaagcactgtatacacacacaaacacatcatgATGACCAGAAAATTGCTCATAAAAAAGACAATGCAGATTCTCGGTATGACAAATGAATATCAGAGTACTGGGTTGTGCAACACCCCAACAGCTAAACAGAAGGCCCACCTGTGAGGCTATCACATAGTACCTaagagggggaagagaaattactttgcaaaatgACTTAGGTCCCCACAAACAGCATCCTTATGGGAGCCTTTTCATTGGATAAGCAAAGGAACTATgttctgcatctccaggtagcaaaTAGTGAGACCATTGCCACCTGGGGATATTCCTTCATGAGATGCTCATTAGACGAAAAGGTCTTGAAGCAACCGAAAATGGGCAGGTGGGAGAGGGACATTCAGCCATTCTCCTCCATTGTCCACACAGAACTTTTCTTCCAAAACATCAGAGCCACGATCTACACATCCTGCTTTAAGGGCAGGGCAGGTACGTGAAAATAAACTTGTAAGTTTGGCCTTAGTATTTAATATTAGAGAGCTGTCATTCTGATGAGAGGTTGCATAAAAATGCCCTCTCCTGGTAAATGAGGATACTCCCACAGATTTCAGACAAGAGTTGTGTTCAGTAACTTGAATTTGTGGTTTGGCCCCCGGGGCTGCATTTATGCATCCTGAAACTAACCTCTTAGAAAACTTCTACATATATGTAAGCTCATCATGGGGTTTCTGAATTTGTGATAAAGCTGTCAAATGCTGCATCGCACACTACTAGGCTGACACACTGTGCAATGCAGCCACAGCCTTATACATTTGCAGAGGTCCCCTTAGTGGAAGCATGCTCGTATTAGTTGCAGGTCAAGCCACTTATCATACAATGGAGTTTCCCAGGTTAATGCCCCCAAGGAACTTGCTGCTCCCCATCTCttacactgcacaatcactgaaAGATTCTTCTTGATTGAGCCATGTGGATTCTCTGCCTGACAACCATACATCCCAGCATCCTCTGATTTAATGTTGGACAGTTGAAGAGTTTCTTTACTGCCATGCATATGGTTGTTTAGGGTCTTGTTGTTCTTCATCCATGTCACGGAGGGAATAGGTTTGCCTTGAGCTTCACAAAGCAGGCTGACGGTGTCCCTTCTCGGACCACCAGCTTTCTTCCTGCATGGAGAAATCTGTAAGAGAAATGCAGTTAGATCACAATAGGTCCTGGGATGCCTGATGCTAAGGAATCCTCACTCAATGCTGAGATGTCTATTTTGAAGGATGGATGACACCAGGTCTGCAGAAGTAGGGATTCAAATCTTTACAATGATTATTAATTATAATTGGTTCAAGACGGCTTTGGGCCATAGTTTTGCAAAAAGAGAGATAAATCCCCTCATTTCTCTGCAAGTTCAAACTGGcaagacaaaaaataataatatccccaGTTTTGCCTTCCACAGGGAAGACTTGGGCCCATTTCTTTTCCTTATCGTTCCACTTTAATACACCACTTAATGCCAACATAGGATTCTAAATGGCTTACAAAGTACAAAGACCAGTTACAcagacattaaaatataaacagccACAATTGAAATATGCAATAGAACAGTCCCATTAAATAGAAAACCCACAGCAATTAAAAGAGGAGACGCAGGTCAAGAGCCTGAAGGGTGCTAAGGTGGGGAGTGAATTTTGGTTCGGGTGCAAGGATGTGTGCATGGTATGGCATGGTATGGCTGCTGGAAAGACCCAGTGAGCTCAGGTCCTCCCTGTTACCGTCCAGTTTGTCTTCAACTCCCCTTCCACACCATCATGTGCTCTGCCCCAACTCCCAGCCATCTCCAAAACCCTTCCTCCTAAACAATCCCCACTCTGAGATCCCTAAGCAGCTATTGGCTGCCCAGCGGAGCTCAGTGAGAATGGGAAAAACACTTAAGAGTTTTGTATCTCACCAGGGTGCCCAGGCCTTGTGATTCTGATGTCCTGAGGTGGGTCTGAAACATAAGAAAACAGTGAGGGAAACTTGAAGGGAAGGTGCAGGGAGTAAATTACTGTAGCTTGCATAGGGTAGAAAGAACTGTTGGCCGTTCATGGGAGGGGGAAGCAGTAGTGAGCTATGGGAGCTACTCACAGACCACTTCAAGATGGATTTTATTCTCAACTGTTCTCCCAACTGCAGGGTATCTGACACTGCAAGTGAGGGCTCTGCCTTGAACCTGCAGAGAGGGTGTGAAGGTGAAGCCAGAAGCAAAGGTCCAGCTCCCATTGCTGTGCTGATGGTTCTGTGCAGTTATTGTACTTGACCTAGTACTCCATGAAATCTGAGGCTGGCTCCATGATTCTTTCCATGGGCAGGTCCCTGGTGCCTGGCAGATGAGGGTGACGCTCTTCCCCAAAACCACCTCTGGTGAGTTCAGGATCTTTGGCTTCTCTGTCAGCTCTGAGAAAACAAAAGTCCCCAGGATGGGATCAGAAGAAAATTCACAAACCAAAGTAACTAGGGAACAGGATACAGGAGTCCTGAATTATGGATGGTCACCCACACtactttacctccccccccccattgcggCAAATATTGCCATTCCTTTGTcctttaacaataattttatgTATCTCCCCTGGTAGCCTAATTCCCATGCAATGTCCTGCTTTCTCTACCAATGTTGGTCAATGTTTCTGCTCATTGTGGACTCAACTTGGAGAGGGAGAAATCTCAATGGCTGCCACTATGCTGCTGAACATGGTGTTTGATACTTCAGGATCCTGCAATTGGAGGACAAAGGCAGATGTGATTTGGGAGaaacaggaaggaaagaggggagaaaTGACAACTTGAATGTAGCAGCCATAGGAGGGAtctagttataggtaggtagccgtgttggtctgccatagtcaaaacaaaataaaaaataaaaaaaattccttccattagcaccttagagaccaactaagtttgttcttggtatgagcttggtatctgaagaagtgtgcatgcacatgaaagctcacagcACAAAGTAAGGAGGGGTCACTTAACCCTCGAACTATTTTTTCTGAAGCAAATGGCCACCCACCCAAACTGCTCACTTGCATATAGGGGAATAGGAACCAGGTCTGCGTAACTTTTGCCATGGGGTGAGAAGCTTGGAGAGGGCAATTTCTAGGGACTCAGctatgcagttgaaaataaaacatttcaagtgtgttgcaaagtgcaatatacaaatgtgacactagatggagaTGGTCAGCCATGGAAAATTCAGTAcctttttcaaaacgtttttttttaaaaagcatttcctcagggtttttttaatatgtttgtAGATTCCACCTAGAAAACATGGAAACAAATCCAGAACTCCCCTGGCcacactccccctccctcttccagAAATGGGTTGTTGAACTGCAATAATGCATCTAGCTTACCTGGATGGAAAGAGGTGGATGACCATGTAGAAACAGCTGACATTTACCTGAATGCCATGTAGCTGACACAAGCCTGGCTTGCATATCACCTTAACCCTAGCTGAACTATTGTTTGTAGGCGAATGCACAATGTGTTGGTGCAGGGGACCCAAATCAAAGGTGTTTGCTCCAGGAATGTTGGCAGAATGTTaatctaaaccagtggttcccaattagctaattactaaGCACCCCCTATATTTCAAAAGCCAACCCACAGACGCCCTACTTTTGAACATTTTGATAGctctatggtagttacctctgcaaagcaattttttgaacaaaatgtggtgTAGCCTCTaacaagcaaaggattttaggtatactaaaaaaaacAGTCTAGGACTGagagatatctggttttcaacatcatgatctatcagcagctaaacatcacaatgtTCCGATATATCACAATTTCTGAAATTGGAGATTGGgcatggggaggagggaaggagcagcCACAGATACTGAATGgctggggggagaagaggaagcagaatcaCTCCCACGGCATGGTttgggtgggagggggtgggggatgcATCAAGCCACAATCAGGGGGGCAGCCAGAGAAGATGCACatccactgtggctgctgctgctgctttcctgctgactgagaaaagctgctccgAGTCAGTGCCAGGGGAAGGTAGTGCCACCGTGCCTTGAAGTGAGAGCAGTCAGCTGCCCTGTTCTCCATCAGTGAGAGGAGAAGGcagctcagatcaccagctttaTCGGCTGAGATCATCCTGAGATTTGGGTGGTGCCTTGAAATCAGCTGCCCTGCTCTTCCTCGTGCGAGGAGTGATATactgctggttgagaaccgtaacaataaatctatctatctgctACGTATTGCTGGGTCAAAATTGTTATCGCAGTGTGATTtcaaaaccaattttaaccaatatATTGAAAATTTGCGGAGTGccaaaacagaccataaaatttgtgatatggccatgcaaaaatgacaaaaaattagTTGGGGGGAAGGCAAGGGATGGGGGCGCAGAGCCCCTGTGTGTATTCTGCAGaataattgggaaccactggtctaaacTCAGGTTCagggtttgtttctctccaaaagaAACCATGATCTGTAGCATAGGCTTGCTTTTTAGcttactgctcatggtttgtttggggcTCAAGCATTAAGCTGAGGCTTAATCTCCTGTAcaaccacctgccccacaccagcAAGGGGAAGGTTTTCCACCTCCATGCTTAGCCCAATCAAGGCTTAGCTCTGtgcagaacagcagcaggagaaacaggggaggagcaaagtgcCCCTCATTTTAGCCCTATGCCTCAACCCACTGTGCACTCACCTTCAAACCAGTCAACTATGGAAAAGTGACCTGGTTTGAGCCTGGACAAAGATAAGATGCACACCTGTTGCTTTGCCCACATTTGCTTGtgacagaggcgtagcaaggtcaggtggtgcccggtgcagatttttttttttttggcaaccctcccccccccacacacattgaaattattaaaagaaaagatacttacagttgcaagtgctattttctggtttatttactttaCATTGTGAGCAtaaacacttaaaatgttttttcccTAACTTCTCACACCCCACCTCTCCTCCTGTGTGttccagggtttgggtcctgagttgagggagcttttgcttctctccttctctcacctCTCTGCTTGtttgctcgcctgcctccttcctgtcctctcccagcctgcctgcctgcctcctccagtgGCCCAGGAGTGCGGGGCAACAGCATGCcacccgcccgcgactcccaagcctcccccgagctgtcaaaatgaaggggggagggggaaggcacGCCGACAAAGCGGCACAGTGCCCCCTTCCCCTGACGGCTTAGGgcaggcttgggagtcacaggcgggCAGCtcaccgaatgtcacccccctcagcaatGACTTCCGGGGCGGTCCACTCCCACCGCAcctcccttcctacgcctctggcttGAGGCTCCATCCATGtgtgcttctggccctgcccacctggaAGGTTTCCACTAATGGATTGAGGCCCATGAACAGAAGAAATGTCCCCCACCCAATGCACCCTCTGGTCCTAGAATTCAGGATGCAGTGGATTAGGACAGCGTTCCAGATCTGCACTGAGGCTGATTTCAAAATTGGCAAGAGAATACTTCTCTGCTTCTCCTGCCCCTGAGAAAGCTGTGGGGGGATGctgggggaagaagaagcaggTGATGGGATGGCAGCTGGAAGTGAAGGAGAAAATGTCTCCTGTTTCCTGTTTCTCCAGATTGTCAGCATAGAATACATGAGAGAGTTCTTCCCTCTAGTGAGCTGtgtaaagtaccgtatttttccatgtataatacaccccctattttgggagcctccaaatgaagaaaatggaggggggagagagattgcgtagaattgtggagcttttttgggggggggggattgcccagagttcaCCTGTCTGGGTTACAAAACCATTATCACGTATGGCCAAAGCTACCAATCAACTACCAATCCCAtcatcaccaccagcagcagccaatcacCCAGCCAATAGTCGCAGCGACAGCCAATTGACGCCAGACCTGGCCGCAGCCACCATTCACCCACTCAAACACCACTTACTATTTCCGGCTCAAGGCAGGAACCAATCCCCCGTTCACCcaatgcactatccgtgtataagacaaccgaaaaattttaacataattttataataacaaaacctcatcttatacacggaaaagtacagtattcaGACATTTGGAGATGCAAATGATCTAATTTTGGCATTACAATAATGGAGCGGAACAGGAAGCATGGAGCCCTTGTACCTCCTGTCCCTTTCACATCAGCATAATGTCCAGAGGTTTAGGCATATTTGTAGCAgagcctttccccccctttacagCATGGAAGAGCACAAAACAAGGAATGAGGAAGCAAATAAAGAAGTAGGAAACTTCTTACCTGTCACAGAAACAACAGGTAAAATATAAGAATAACGATAGCTGAATTTTATCTGTCCTTTCTCAATTCGAAAATAGTACTGCCCTGCATCCTGATTCTGAACATCATTGATGCTAAAGGAACAGTCACCTTCTGATGCATTTCCAGTCAACTGGAAACGATTCCCAGCAAATGAGGCAATGCTTTGAGCCTTGTCACTAGTGGCAACAATACTACCCATAATTTCATGCCTGGTGTTGCGAATATAGGACTCAACATAATCATTCTTAATCCAGTAGACGTATAATTTCGCAGGATACAGATCCTCAGAAGTTGGataagtgaagttgcagggaatgTGAACGCAGAGACCTCTCTGCATGGTGACAGCCTTTAGCGCTTTAAAGTTGTATCCCGGGTACTGACTCTGCAGACCTgccaaaggaaagaaggaaggtgttcactggtttttttttttttttttataagattttattattttctattaaaacaaaagaaaaacataacataaacaccaacattaacaatacaaaaacacaatacataaacacaatcaaacaattacaataaaaagaaacgtATACAAACCTTTAatctaacacttatcctcttacttttcttggtactatcttctctgtttttggggacttcccccattccctccactgtcttcaaaatcatatatatcttctaggtagctttgtatcttattctattaacatttgcccaatttttaatgtgcttaactttgcttaatcatatacctaatcgcatataaatcttaacttaaacaccaaatcttaacttGTTTTCTAACAAAtgaatctttcacacaaaaatatcttcctaacaattttatctaacataaacctgctaaagccgatcttctatttaattctgctcaaatatcaattttactgatttaactaaatagtctttaaatttcttccagtcctgtgacaccttctcctccctctggtcccggattctggcagtcagttctgcgagttccatatactccatcatcttcatctgccattcttccaccgttggtatctcttcacctttccatgtcttgccaataagattctagctgctgttgtggcataca is a window from the Lacerta agilis isolate rLacAgi1 chromosome 8, rLacAgi1.pri, whole genome shotgun sequence genome containing:
- the LOC117052013 gene encoding sialic acid-binding Ig-like lectin 9, which codes for MQRGLCVHIPCNFTYPTSEDLYPAKLYVYWIKNDYVESYIRNTRHEIMGSIVATSDKAQSIASFAGNRFQLTGNASEGDCSFSINDVQNQDAGQYYFRIEKGQIKFSYRYSYILPVVSVTGGQGQKHTWMEPQARGVGREVRWEWTAPEVIAEGGDIRTPVSCSLVTLVCEFSSDPILGTFVFSELTEKPKILNSPEVVLGKSVTLICQAPGTCPWKESWSQPQISWSTRSSTITAQNHQHSNGSWTFASGFTFTPSLQVQGRALTCSVRYPAVGRTVENKIHLEVVYPPQDIRITRPGHPGEIQNS